From Segatella copri, the proteins below share one genomic window:
- a CDS encoding NAD(P)/FAD-dependent oxidoreductase, whose protein sequence is MIQEYQIRILPEQAASEEGIKRYLAKEKGLDVRTLNQVRVLKRSIDARQRTIFVNLKVRAYINEFPQDDQYVHTEYPDVSSRPRVIVVGEGPGGLFASLRLIELGYRPIVLERGKDVRERKKDLSNITKTQKVDGESNYCFGEGGAGAYSDGKLYTRSKKRGSVDKILNVFCQHGANTNILADAHPHIGTDKLPRVIENMRNTIIKCGGEVHFQTKMIRLILESEGKLTAPDAAAGDRVIGVEAVNLATGAEETYRGPVILATGHSARDVYRYLASAKIDIEAKGIAVGVRLEHPSQLIDQIQYHNKSGRGKYLPAAEYSFVTQVDGRGVYSFCMCPGGFVIPAATGPEQLVVNGMSPSNRGTAWSNSGMVVETHPEDVAQFVKEHQSVIEQQEMKAQENSSLFTPHSSLQMMYFQEIVEKQCWQQGNMKQTAPAQRMADFVNNRLSYDLPKSSYAPGLISSPLHFWMPSFVSKRLQEGFKTFGKNAHGFLTNEATLIAMETRTSSPVRIVRDRETLQHVRIQGLFPCGEGAGYAGGIVSAGVDGERCAEMCAEYLKQQ, encoded by the coding sequence ATGATTCAAGAATACCAGATAAGAATTCTGCCCGAACAGGCAGCCAGCGAGGAAGGCATCAAGCGTTATCTCGCCAAAGAAAAGGGATTGGATGTAAGAACGCTCAACCAGGTGAGGGTTTTGAAGAGAAGCATCGATGCCCGTCAGCGCACCATCTTCGTCAACCTGAAGGTGCGTGCTTATATCAACGAATTTCCGCAGGACGACCAGTATGTCCATACCGAATATCCGGATGTGAGCAGCAGACCTCGGGTTATCGTTGTGGGTGAGGGACCTGGCGGCCTCTTTGCTTCCCTGCGCCTGATAGAACTGGGATACCGTCCTATCGTGCTGGAGCGAGGCAAGGATGTGCGCGAACGCAAGAAGGACCTCTCTAACATTACCAAGACTCAGAAGGTAGATGGTGAGAGCAACTACTGTTTCGGTGAAGGTGGAGCCGGTGCTTATAGTGACGGCAAACTCTATACACGAAGCAAGAAAAGGGGAAGTGTAGATAAAATTCTGAACGTATTCTGCCAGCATGGTGCCAATACCAATATCCTGGCAGATGCCCATCCGCATATCGGTACCGACAAGTTGCCACGCGTTATTGAAAACATGCGCAACACCATCATCAAGTGTGGCGGCGAAGTGCATTTCCAGACCAAGATGATTCGTCTGATCCTTGAGAGTGAAGGTAAGCTGACGGCACCTGATGCTGCAGCTGGCGATAGGGTGATAGGCGTAGAAGCCGTGAATCTGGCTACGGGTGCAGAGGAAACTTATCGCGGACCGGTTATCTTGGCAACAGGTCATAGTGCCCGCGATGTATACCGTTATCTCGCTTCGGCAAAGATAGATATCGAGGCAAAAGGCATCGCCGTAGGTGTGCGTCTGGAACATCCTTCCCAGCTCATCGACCAGATTCAGTATCATAATAAGAGTGGTAGAGGAAAATATCTGCCTGCTGCCGAATATAGCTTTGTTACTCAGGTAGATGGCAGAGGTGTCTATAGCTTCTGTATGTGTCCGGGCGGTTTTGTGATTCCGGCTGCTACAGGACCGGAACAGCTCGTGGTGAACGGTATGAGTCCGAGCAACCGCGGTACTGCCTGGAGCAACTCGGGCATGGTGGTGGAAACTCATCCCGAGGATGTGGCGCAGTTTGTGAAGGAACATCAGTCTGTCATCGAACAGCAGGAAATGAAGGCACAGGAAAATTCTTCACTCTTCACTCCTCACTCTTCACTCCAAATGATGTACTTCCAGGAAATCGTGGAAAAGCAATGCTGGCAGCAGGGCAACATGAAGCAGACTGCACCGGCACAGCGCATGGCTGACTTCGTGAACAATCGATTGAGTTATGATCTGCCAAAGAGCAGCTATGCTCCAGGCTTGATTTCGAGTCCGTTGCATTTCTGGATGCCGTCTTTCGTGAGCAAGCGACTGCAGGAAGGCTTCAAGACCTTCGGCAAGAATGCCCATGGTTTCCTGACCAACGAGGCTACACTGATAGCGATGGAGACGAGAACCTCATCGCCTGTCCGCATCGTCCGTGACCGCGAAACCCTGCAGCATGTTCGCATCCAGGGACTCTTCCCATGTGGCGAAGGTGCTGGCTATGCAGGCGGAATCGTATCGGCTGGTGTAGACGGAGAAAGATGTGCAGAGATGTGTGCTGAGTATTTGAAACAACAATAA
- the yfcE gene encoding phosphodiesterase, whose product MKYLLFSDIHGCLPALEKVLDFFEAEHCDMMCIMGDIINYGPRNRIPEGIDPKGIVERLNALADKIIAVRGNCDAEVDQMLLDFPIMETYALLVDGGKRYLLTHGHVYNKENMPKGPYEAMIYGHSHLWELSHNEKGQAIVNTGSITFPKGGNPPTFATLEDGKFTMYQLDTLEVLATMEA is encoded by the coding sequence ATGAAATATCTTTTATTCTCAGATATCCACGGCTGTTTGCCAGCCCTGGAAAAGGTCCTCGATTTCTTCGAGGCTGAACATTGTGACATGATGTGCATCATGGGGGATATCATCAACTACGGTCCCCGCAACCGCATTCCGGAAGGAATCGATCCTAAGGGTATCGTAGAAAGACTGAATGCGCTGGCAGATAAGATTATCGCTGTGCGTGGCAACTGCGATGCGGAAGTAGACCAGATGCTCCTCGATTTCCCTATCATGGAGACCTATGCCTTGCTGGTAGACGGAGGCAAGCGCTATCTTCTGACCCATGGACATGTATACAATAAGGAAAACATGCCGAAGGGTCCTTACGAGGCTATGATCTATGGACACTCCCATCTCTGGGAACTCTCTCATAACGAGAAGGGGCAGGCCATCGTAAATACCGGCAGCATCACCTTCCCGAAGGGTGGCAATCCGCCAACCTTTGCAACATTGGAAGATGGTAAGTTCACCATGTATCAGCTGGATACGCTCGAAGTGCTGGCTACAATGGAAGCATGA
- the thrA gene encoding bifunctional aspartate kinase/homoserine dehydrogenase I, protein MKVLKFGGTSVGSVKSILSLKRIVENEAKKQSVVVVVSALGGITDKLLQTSQLALKGDEQWKVEFEAMVDRHHKMIDTIITDTTDRENLFKSVDALFEQLKSIYFGVYLIHDLSEKTQDAIVSYGERLSSKIVATLIRGAKWFDSRNFIKTERKNGKDKHVLDSELTNKLVKEAFAEIPRISLVPGFISRDKNTDRTTNLGRGGSDYTAAIIAAALDAEVLEIWTDVDGFMTADPRVIKSAYTINELSYVEAMELCNFGAKVIYPPTIYPVCVKNIPIKVKNTFNPDAPGTIIKNKIDGDQKPIKGISSINGTALITVTGLSMVGVIGVNRRIFTALANEGISVFMVSQASSENSTSIGVREQDVEEAVKVLNNEFHNEIADGAMFPMHAEKGLATIAIVGENMKHAAGIAGKLFGTLGRSGISVIACAQGASETNISFVVKSDYLRKSLNVLHDSFFLSEYKVLNLFICGVGTVGGKLIEQIKNQYADLMERSKLKLNVVGIASSKNAIFNRDGIDLENYSEELKKSDPSTPEVLRDTILAMNIFNSVFVDCTASKDVAALYQSLLEHNVSIIAANKIAASSEYENYEKLKKTAIQRGVVFRFETNVGAGLPIIGTINDLRNSGDKILKIEAVLSGTLNFIFNAISSVVPFSETVRLAKEKGYSEPDPRIDLSGMDVIRKLVILSREAGYRVEQEDVEKNLFVPDKYFKGSLDNFWKKLPELDADFEAKRKALDVEHKRWRFVATLDGGKTSVGLQAVGPEHPFYNLEGSNNIVLLTTERYKEYPMMIQGYGAGASVTAAGVFANIMSIANI, encoded by the coding sequence ATGAAAGTATTAAAATTCGGCGGAACATCGGTTGGTTCCGTAAAAAGCATCCTCAGCTTGAAACGTATCGTTGAAAACGAGGCTAAGAAACAGAGTGTAGTGGTTGTCGTGAGCGCGCTTGGCGGTATCACGGACAAACTCTTGCAAACCTCTCAACTTGCCCTCAAGGGTGATGAACAGTGGAAAGTAGAATTCGAAGCCATGGTTGATCGCCACCACAAGATGATAGACACCATCATCACTGACACTACAGACAGAGAAAACTTATTCAAATCGGTTGATGCCCTCTTCGAGCAGTTGAAGAGCATCTATTTTGGTGTATACCTCATCCACGACCTCAGCGAGAAAACACAGGATGCCATCGTGAGTTATGGTGAAAGACTCAGTTCCAAGATTGTTGCCACATTGATTCGTGGAGCCAAATGGTTCGACTCACGCAACTTCATCAAGACTGAGCGCAAGAACGGCAAAGACAAGCATGTACTCGACAGCGAGCTGACCAACAAACTGGTAAAAGAAGCCTTTGCAGAAATTCCACGCATATCTCTCGTTCCGGGTTTTATCAGTCGTGACAAGAACACAGACCGCACCACCAACCTTGGCCGTGGCGGTAGCGACTACACAGCAGCCATCATAGCAGCTGCCCTCGATGCAGAAGTGCTCGAAATCTGGACTGATGTAGACGGTTTCATGACCGCCGACCCACGTGTCATCAAATCAGCTTATACCATCAACGAACTGAGTTACGTTGAGGCGATGGAGCTTTGCAACTTTGGTGCAAAGGTCATCTACCCTCCAACCATCTACCCAGTTTGTGTCAAGAATATTCCTATCAAGGTTAAGAACACCTTCAACCCAGATGCTCCGGGCACCATCATCAAGAACAAGATAGATGGCGACCAGAAGCCTATCAAGGGTATCTCTTCTATCAACGGTACAGCGCTCATCACCGTAACCGGTCTTTCCATGGTCGGTGTGATTGGTGTAAACCGCCGTATCTTCACCGCTCTTGCCAACGAGGGCATCTCTGTGTTCATGGTGTCACAGGCATCATCTGAGAACTCTACCTCTATCGGTGTGCGCGAGCAGGATGTAGAAGAGGCTGTAAAGGTATTGAACAATGAGTTCCACAACGAGATTGCCGATGGTGCCATGTTCCCAATGCACGCAGAGAAGGGCTTGGCTACTATCGCCATCGTGGGTGAAAACATGAAGCATGCTGCCGGTATCGCCGGTAAGCTCTTCGGAACCCTCGGCCGTAGCGGTATTTCCGTCATCGCCTGTGCACAGGGTGCTTCAGAGACCAACATCTCGTTCGTAGTGAAGAGCGATTATCTGAGAAAGTCACTCAACGTGCTCCACGACAGTTTCTTCCTTTCAGAATACAAGGTGCTGAACCTCTTCATCTGCGGTGTGGGTACCGTGGGCGGAAAGCTCATCGAGCAGATCAAGAACCAGTATGCCGACCTCATGGAGCGCAGCAAACTGAAGCTCAACGTGGTGGGTATCGCTTCTTCCAAGAACGCCATCTTCAACCGCGATGGTATTGATCTCGAGAACTACAGCGAGGAACTGAAGAAATCAGACCCAAGCACTCCAGAGGTTCTGCGCGATACCATCCTGGCGATGAACATCTTCAACAGCGTGTTTGTAGACTGTACTGCCAGCAAGGATGTGGCCGCTCTCTACCAGAGTCTGCTGGAGCACAACGTAAGCATTATCGCAGCCAACAAGATTGCTGCATCAAGCGAATATGAGAACTACGAGAAACTGAAGAAGACAGCCATCCAGCGTGGCGTAGTATTCCGTTTCGAGACCAACGTAGGTGCCGGTCTTCCTATCATCGGTACCATCAACGACCTCCGCAACTCCGGAGATAAAATCCTTAAGATTGAGGCAGTTCTCTCAGGTACGCTCAACTTTATCTTTAACGCCATCTCCAGCGTCGTTCCATTCTCTGAGACTGTGAGACTGGCTAAGGAGAAGGGCTACAGCGAGCCTGATCCACGTATCGACCTGAGCGGTATGGACGTGATTCGCAAGCTGGTGATTCTCTCCCGCGAGGCAGGTTACCGCGTAGAGCAGGAAGATGTAGAGAAGAACCTCTTCGTGCCAGACAAATACTTCAAGGGTTCGCTCGACAACTTCTGGAAGAAACTTCCTGAACTCGATGCCGATTTCGAGGCTAAGCGCAAGGCGCTCGATGTAGAGCACAAACGCTGGCGCTTCGTTGCTACCCTGGATGGCGGCAAGACTAGCGTAGGTTTGCAGGCTGTGGGTCCTGAACATCCGTTCTACAATCTGGAAGGTTCCAACAACATCGTGCTGCTCACCACCGAGCGCTATAAGGAATACCCTATGATGATTCAGGGCTATGGTGCCGGAGCCAGCGTAACTGCTGCCGGTGTATTCGCCAACATCATGAGTATCGCTAACATTTAA
- a CDS encoding cofactor-independent phosphoglycerate mutase, with protein MKHIIILGDGMADHPVERLGGKTLLQYANKPYMDMLAKKGKTGRLVTVPDGFHPGSEVANSSIMGYDQNEVYEGRGPLEAASIGYELEPTDLALRCNIINVQDGKIITHNGGNLETEDADVLIKYLNDTLGKKYPDVKFVTGIQYRHLLVVKHGNKHIDCAPPHDHPNEEWHKLMVKPILPEIGGDEGHISRRDTADLLNQLILESQELLENHPFNVARKERGERMANLIWPWGGGYRPHMLTLSQMYPQIKKGSVISAVDLIRGIGHYAGLRNIIVEGATGLANTNYEGKAAAAIQALKDGDDFVYVHVEASDEAGHDGDLELKLKTIENLDQRLIKPIFDEVSTWDEPVCIAVLPDHPTPVEIRTHVKEPVPFIIYYPGIEPDNVEKYDEVSCVSGGYGMLQLQEFMNTFMGIN; from the coding sequence ATGAAACATATTATCATTCTTGGCGACGGAATGGCTGACCACCCGGTAGAAAGACTGGGTGGAAAGACACTCCTGCAATACGCCAACAAACCCTATATGGATATGCTTGCCAAGAAGGGCAAGACAGGAAGACTCGTTACCGTGCCAGATGGATTCCATCCGGGTTCTGAGGTAGCTAACAGCTCTATCATGGGCTATGACCAGAACGAAGTTTACGAAGGACGCGGACCGCTCGAGGCTGCCAGCATCGGCTATGAACTGGAGCCTACCGACCTTGCCCTGCGCTGCAACATCATCAATGTGCAGGACGGCAAGATTATCACCCACAACGGTGGTAACCTGGAAACGGAAGATGCGGATGTGCTCATCAAGTATCTCAACGATACCCTCGGCAAGAAATATCCTGATGTCAAGTTTGTTACCGGCATCCAGTATCGCCATCTTCTGGTGGTGAAGCACGGAAACAAGCATATCGACTGTGCCCCACCTCATGATCATCCCAACGAGGAATGGCATAAGCTGATGGTGAAACCTATCTTGCCGGAGATTGGAGGCGATGAGGGTCACATCAGCCGTCGTGATACAGCCGACCTTCTGAACCAGCTGATTCTCGAGAGTCAGGAACTCCTGGAGAACCATCCTTTCAATGTGGCGCGCAAGGAGCGTGGCGAACGAATGGCCAATCTTATCTGGCCTTGGGGCGGTGGTTACCGTCCGCACATGCTCACCCTCTCCCAGATGTATCCACAGATCAAGAAGGGTTCTGTGATTTCTGCCGTAGACCTGATTCGAGGCATCGGCCATTACGCCGGTCTGCGCAACATCATCGTTGAGGGCGCTACCGGTCTTGCCAATACCAACTATGAGGGCAAGGCAGCCGCAGCTATCCAGGCATTGAAGGACGGCGACGACTTCGTTTATGTTCACGTAGAGGCGAGCGACGAGGCAGGTCATGATGGTGATTTGGAACTGAAGCTGAAGACCATCGAGAACCTCGACCAGCGACTCATCAAGCCTATCTTCGATGAGGTAAGCACCTGGGACGAGCCGGTATGCATCGCAGTTCTCCCAGACCATCCTACTCCGGTAGAGATCCGTACCCACGTAAAGGAGCCTGTGCCTTTCATCATCTATTACCCTGGCATTGAGCCGGATAACGTAGAGAAGTATGATGAGGTAAGCTGCGTGAGTGGCGGTTACGGCATGCTGCAGCTGCAGGAATTCATGAACACATTTATGGGAATCAACTAA
- the thrC gene encoding threonine synthase yields MKYYSTNKKAPIADLHKAVVKGLAEDRGLYMPEIIKKLPQDFFDNIEKLSFQEIAYKVADAFFGEDVDAESLKKIVYDTLAFDCPVVEVEPNIYSLELFHGPTLAFKDVGARFMARLLQYFVRQEGKEEVNVLVATSGDTGSAVANGFLGVDGIHVYVLYPKGKVSKIQESQFTTLGQNITALEVDGVFDDCQALVKSAFMDEELNKHMKLTSANSINVARFLPQAFYYFNAYARMKEKGLADKLVICVPSGNFGNITAGLFGHEMGLPIHRFIAANNANDIFYEYLQTGKYNPQPSKQTIANAMDVGDPSNFARIYDLYKGNHDAIAAYIGGATYKDEQIAETMKQCYNETKYVLDPHGACGYRALKEQLKPGEVGVFLETAHPAKFKEKVDSILDSDIEIPARLAEFMKGEKKSIQMTKDFASFKNYLMNE; encoded by the coding sequence ATGAAATATTATTCAACAAATAAGAAAGCACCCATCGCCGACCTTCACAAGGCGGTAGTTAAAGGTCTGGCAGAAGACCGTGGCCTCTATATGCCAGAAATCATCAAGAAGTTGCCACAGGATTTCTTCGACAACATCGAGAAACTCTCCTTTCAGGAGATTGCCTACAAGGTAGCTGATGCCTTCTTTGGCGAGGACGTTGATGCCGAGTCATTGAAGAAGATTGTATACGATACCCTGGCATTCGACTGCCCTGTAGTTGAGGTAGAGCCAAACATCTACTCTCTCGAGCTGTTCCATGGTCCTACCCTCGCCTTCAAGGATGTGGGTGCGCGCTTCATGGCCCGTCTCCTGCAGTACTTCGTACGTCAGGAAGGCAAGGAAGAGGTGAATGTGCTCGTAGCTACATCGGGCGATACCGGTTCGGCTGTTGCCAACGGTTTCCTCGGCGTTGACGGCATCCATGTTTACGTGCTCTATCCTAAGGGCAAGGTGAGCAAGATTCAGGAGAGTCAGTTCACTACCCTCGGTCAGAACATTACAGCCCTCGAGGTAGACGGCGTATTCGACGACTGCCAGGCGCTGGTAAAGTCTGCGTTCATGGACGAGGAGCTCAACAAGCACATGAAGCTCACTTCAGCCAACTCTATCAACGTGGCCCGCTTCCTGCCTCAGGCATTCTATTATTTCAATGCCTATGCCCGCATGAAGGAGAAGGGTCTCGCCGACAAGCTGGTTATCTGCGTACCTAGCGGCAACTTCGGCAACATCACAGCCGGACTCTTCGGTCATGAGATGGGATTGCCTATCCACCGCTTCATCGCAGCCAACAACGCCAACGATATCTTCTACGAGTATCTGCAGACAGGCAAGTACAATCCACAGCCTAGCAAGCAGACCATCGCCAATGCCATGGACGTAGGCGACCCATCAAACTTTGCCCGCATCTACGACCTCTACAAGGGCAATCACGATGCCATCGCTGCCTACATCGGTGGTGCTACATACAAGGACGAGCAGATTGCAGAAACCATGAAGCAGTGCTACAATGAAACCAAGTATGTACTTGACCCTCACGGAGCTTGCGGCTATCGCGCCCTGAAGGAGCAGTTGAAGCCAGGTGAGGTTGGCGTGTTCCTCGAGACCGCTCATCCAGCCAAGTTCAAGGAGAAGGTAGACAGCATCCTTGACAGCGACATTGAGATTCCTGCACGCCTTGCAGAATTCATGAAGGGTGAGAAGAAGAGTATCCAGATGACCAAGGATTTCGCATCATTCAAGAACTACTTGATGAACGAATAA
- a CDS encoding D-2-hydroxyacid dehydrogenase — MKIVILDGYAANPGDLDYHLLEKLGEVVVYPRTSDAEKVERAKDADIILLNKVQIDAETLAQLPKLKYIGIQATGFNVVDIEAAKKQGIIVTNIPAYSTDSVAQMTFALILAVTNRVEHYTQENRNERWAYNKDFCYWDTPLMELAGKTLGIMGLGNIGMKVANIARQFGMNICACTSKNSSNLPEWIQKVSKEGLLATSDILSLHCPLSDDTYHFINKESLEKMKDTAILVNTGRGPLVDEEAVAAALHEGSLGAYCADVMAQEPPSKENPLFGEPNAYLTPHIAWATYEARERLNKQVAANVKAFLEGNPINVVNK; from the coding sequence ATGAAGATTGTTATTCTAGACGGCTATGCCGCAAACCCGGGAGATTTGGATTATCATCTTCTGGAGAAACTGGGCGAGGTGGTAGTTTATCCTCGCACATCAGATGCAGAGAAAGTGGAACGTGCCAAGGATGCCGACATCATCCTTCTGAACAAGGTACAGATAGATGCAGAAACACTGGCGCAGCTTCCTAAACTGAAATACATCGGTATCCAGGCTACCGGTTTCAACGTGGTAGACATCGAGGCTGCCAAGAAACAGGGCATCATCGTAACCAATATTCCAGCCTACAGCACCGATAGCGTGGCGCAGATGACCTTCGCCCTCATCCTTGCCGTAACCAACCGCGTAGAGCATTATACCCAGGAGAACCGCAACGAGCGCTGGGCTTACAATAAGGATTTCTGTTATTGGGATACCCCACTGATGGAGCTTGCCGGCAAGACCCTGGGTATCATGGGACTGGGCAATATCGGCATGAAGGTTGCCAACATCGCCCGCCAGTTTGGCATGAACATCTGTGCCTGCACCAGCAAGAATTCGAGCAATCTGCCTGAGTGGATCCAGAAGGTGAGCAAGGAGGGTTTGCTTGCCACGAGCGATATTCTCTCGCTCCATTGTCCGCTTTCTGATGACACCTATCATTTCATCAATAAGGAGAGTCTGGAGAAGATGAAGGATACCGCCATCCTGGTTAATACGGGTCGCGGTCCGCTGGTAGATGAGGAGGCCGTAGCTGCTGCCCTCCACGAAGGCAGTCTGGGTGCCTACTGTGCCGACGTAATGGCTCAGGAGCCGCCATCAAAGGAGAATCCGCTCTTCGGCGAGCCTAATGCTTACCTCACCCCTCATATTGCCTGGGCTACCTACGAGGCTCGCGAGCGCCTGAACAAGCAGGTAGCCGCCAACGTAAAGGCATTCCTCGAGGGCAACCCGATTAATGTGGTGAATAAGTAA
- a CDS encoding ATP-binding protein, producing MGEYRRPHYNLMLSRLSERRKCIFVLAGPRQVGKSTVMAQIAETIDKVVFQFNADSVNEEDSDWIRRSWESVRSRMDIQHLQEAVLVIDEIQKIRRWSEYVKREWDADTLNHVNLKVVLLGSSRLLLRKGLTESLAGRFELIRMGHWTFPEMKAAFGLSLQQWIYFGGYPGSVDYIGDFRRWRKYVKDSLVAPAIEKDVLLTSNIYKPSLMSQLFEVGCSYSGELLSLTKMLGQLQDAGNVTTLSSYLEILKQANLLCGLQKFACDEARKRQSIPKFTVFNNALFTAYRGKGFDKDYVDPMIWGRWVESAVGTCLLDFVEDNDCHLYYWRDHNNEVDYILESQGDFVAIEVKSGKRGMNSGIPMFQEKFHPLKSIVVGTDGIPFEEFFCMDIMQLFE from the coding sequence ATGGGTGAGTATAGAAGACCACATTACAACTTGATGTTGAGTAGGTTGAGCGAAAGACGTAAGTGTATATTTGTTTTGGCAGGACCAAGACAGGTTGGCAAATCAACAGTTATGGCGCAAATAGCAGAGACTATTGATAAGGTAGTATTTCAATTTAATGCTGATTCTGTAAATGAAGAAGATTCGGATTGGATTCGACGTTCTTGGGAGTCTGTTCGAAGCCGAATGGATATTCAGCATTTGCAAGAAGCTGTTCTTGTAATAGACGAGATACAGAAAATACGCAGATGGAGTGAATATGTGAAGAGAGAGTGGGATGCCGATACCCTAAATCATGTAAACCTGAAAGTCGTATTGCTGGGTTCGTCTCGCTTGCTTTTGCGCAAAGGGCTAACCGAGTCTTTAGCTGGTAGATTCGAGTTGATTCGTATGGGGCATTGGACTTTTCCGGAAATGAAAGCTGCCTTCGGGTTATCACTCCAACAATGGATTTATTTTGGAGGTTATCCAGGCTCGGTGGATTATATCGGGGATTTTAGGCGTTGGAGGAAATATGTCAAGGATTCTCTTGTGGCACCTGCCATTGAAAAGGATGTTCTCTTGACTTCGAATATTTACAAGCCTTCACTCATGTCACAGCTTTTTGAGGTAGGGTGTTCTTATTCTGGTGAGTTGTTGTCACTCACCAAAATGCTTGGACAATTGCAAGATGCAGGCAATGTCACGACTTTGTCTTCTTATCTCGAAATATTGAAGCAAGCCAACTTGCTTTGCGGACTTCAAAAGTTTGCATGCGATGAGGCTCGTAAGAGACAGTCTATCCCAAAGTTTACAGTGTTTAACAATGCTTTGTTCACGGCATATCGCGGTAAGGGGTTTGACAAAGATTATGTTGACCCAATGATTTGGGGCAGATGGGTGGAATCGGCAGTGGGTACTTGTCTTCTCGATTTTGTGGAGGACAATGACTGTCATCTCTATTATTGGCGAGATCATAATAATGAGGTGGATTATATCCTGGAGTCACAAGGAGATTTCGTTGCCATAGAGGTTAAGAGTGGAAAGAGAGGCATGAATAGTGGTATTCCTATGTTTCAAGAGAAATTCCATCCTCTGAAATCAATCGTTGTTGGCACCGATGGTATTCCATTTGAAGAATTCTTCTGTATGGATATCATGCAATTGTTTGAATAA
- a CDS encoding FecCD family ABC transporter permease, protein MKKTTIISITLVLAIVALFFANLAWGSVSIPLREVLSILAHPGVDMTPADSYYPNETIESMSHYIVMESRLPNAITALLAGAALATSGLLLQTAFRNPLAGPDVFGISSGAALAVAVVMLAFGGNISIAGFSIGGFLSLDGLTIGGFLAILISAFAGAMLVMGIITLFSAMVRNQVVLLIIGIMVGYLASSGISLLNFFSSAEGMKSYMIWGMGNMGNVSMAEVPYFATVTLIGLLLSLLLVKPLNALLLGEQYAENLGFNIRRLRILLLVVTGLLTAVVTAFCGPIAFIGLATPHIVRLLIRTDNHRQLLPLTMLMGSAIALLCNALCVLPAGGGIIPLNAVTPLFGAPVIIYVLVKKR, encoded by the coding sequence ATGAAGAAGACAACGATTATATCCATTACGTTGGTGCTAGCAATAGTAGCCTTGTTCTTTGCCAACCTGGCGTGGGGTAGCGTGAGCATTCCATTGAGGGAGGTGCTGAGCATATTGGCGCACCCAGGGGTAGATATGACCCCGGCAGACTCCTATTATCCCAATGAGACCATCGAGTCGATGAGTCATTACATCGTGATGGAATCCCGCTTGCCCAATGCCATCACAGCCCTCTTGGCAGGCGCAGCCCTCGCCACGAGCGGACTCTTGCTGCAAACTGCCTTCCGCAATCCCCTGGCGGGGCCTGACGTGTTCGGCATCAGCAGCGGAGCAGCACTGGCTGTGGCGGTGGTGATGCTCGCCTTCGGCGGCAATATCTCTATCGCAGGCTTCAGCATCGGCGGCTTCTTGTCATTGGACGGACTCACCATCGGTGGCTTCCTAGCCATCCTCATCTCCGCCTTCGCTGGAGCCATGCTGGTGATGGGCATCATCACTCTCTTCTCGGCGATGGTGCGCAATCAAGTGGTGCTGCTCATCATCGGTATCATGGTGGGCTATTTGGCGAGCAGCGGCATCTCCCTGCTCAATTTCTTCAGCTCGGCAGAGGGCATGAAGTCGTACATGATATGGGGCATGGGCAACATGGGCAACGTGTCGATGGCAGAAGTGCCTTACTTCGCCACGGTCACCCTCATCGGCCTGCTGCTCTCGCTCCTGCTGGTAAAGCCTCTCAATGCCCTGCTCTTGGGCGAGCAATACGCCGAGAACCTGGGTTTCAACATTCGCCGATTGCGCATCCTGCTCCTAGTGGTTACAGGTCTCCTGACAGCCGTGGTCACCGCCTTCTGCGGTCCCATCGCCTTCATCGGCCTGGCCACGCCCCACATCGTGCGCCTCCTGATCCGTACTGACAATCATCGTCAGCTCCTGCCTCTCACCATGCTCATGGGCTCCGCCATCGCCCTGCTCTGCAATGCCCTCTGCGTATTGCCAGCAGGAGGCGGCATCATCCCGCTCAATGCCGTGACCCCGCTCTTCGGAGCCCCCGTCATCATTTATGTTTTGGTGAAAAAGAGATAG